ACCTTGGGTACCGGCTCTTTCCGTCAGCGGACGGCATTAACGGAGCCATCATGGACAGGTTCCTTCACGCCCTCACCGGGAGCCTGCAACAGCACGGTTATCGGGTTACCGTCTTTGCCGTCCCTGACGACGACGCCGAAATCCAGGCATACGGGGAGCTGCTGGAGACTTCCGATCTTGACGGGTTCATCCTTGCGGACACACGCCAGGATGATCCGCGGACGCGCTGGCTCATGGACCGGGGAGTCCCGTTTGTCACGTTCGGGCGGCCCTGGACCGCCGACAATGAGTCCTGTCCCCACGCCTGGGTGGATGTGGACGGCCAGGCGGGGACTGCGGAAGCCACAAGCTATCTGTTGGGCAAGGGCCACCGCCGCATCGGCTTCCTTGGCTGGCCGGAAGGACCGGATCTGCCGCGAGAACGCCCGGCAGGTTATGAACTAGGACGCGACCGCCGGGAAGGCTGGAAGAAGGCGCTTTCTCCCCATCTGGACCCGGGAGAACTGGATTCGCTCTTCGTGGGAGTCCCTGACAGCATCCGCGAAGGCGCAGCAGGGGCGCTGGCCCTGCTTGCCAACGGCGCCACGGCCATAGTCTGTGCCAGCGATTCCTTGGCACTCGGGGCATCGGAACAGCTTCGCGCCGCATTTCCGGAGAAGGTCCCTGCGGTTATCGGCTTCGACGACACCCCTGTCGCTGCCGCGCTGGGGATGAGCAGCATCTCCCAGCCTGTGGAAGATGCGGCAGGCAGGGTAGTGGACATCATGCGTTCCATCCTGGACGGCACCCGAATCCTGGACAGTACAAAGGACCAGACGGGGAGGGCCCAGCACATACTTCTTCCCTCGCGGCTCGTGCTGCGGGACGGGGCAGGACCGCTGGCCACCCCTTCAGCACCATAGGCACCACCCCGCCTCGAAGCGAGGACCGCACCTCTCCTTGCCGGGGATAACAAGTACGTTAGGAAACGTGCATCGTACTGGCTGAGGACTATGCTGAAAGAGGCAGGTGGTTCTCTGCGCGACTGTTTCTCCAGGCGTCCCGAGGCTCGTTGGCCGGACACTGACGGAGGAGCAAATCATGGAGCAAAATCTTCCCCTTGATGAACTCTCGACTGTTCTTGGCAGGATCCAAGGCCTGCTGCTGACGGAAGAGAAAGTAGACAGGGCGGTGCACCTCCTGGCCCGCGCCATCAAGGATTCGATTCCGGGAACCATCGGCGCCGGCGTGTCACTTCTTGATTCCCGGGGCCGGCGGACAAGCGCCGGCTTCACCGACGCCATCGTCGAGCGGGCTGATGCTCTCCAGTATGAGCTGGGGCAGGGCCCGTGCCTGACTGCATGGGCGGCCGAGGAAACCGTGGTGGTGGACGATGTGCTGACCGATCCACGCTGGCCGGAATGGAGCGCGGCAGTGTCGTCCTTGCCCATCCGTTCGGTCATCAGCACGCCGCTTATCACCGGGAAGGAGAGCCTCGGCGCGCTGAAGGTCTATGCCGCTCTGCCCTCTGCCTACGAACCAGGCGCGGGCCGGCGGCTGGAGCTATTTGCCGGGCCCGCGGCCACATTGCTGTCCCACATCCAAAGCAGCGAGGTGCCACGCCGTATCAGCGAGAGCCTTCAATCCGCCCTGTACAGCCGGGACGTGGTCAACAGGGCCTGCGGGGTTTTGATGGAACGGCAGAGCCTCAACCACGACGACGCCTTGCAGGAGCTGATCCGCGAGGCCCGGGACACAGGCAGGCCGCTGCGGCAGGTCAGCGCTGACGTGATAGCCGGGACGCCGGCCGACCGGAACTGAAGGCGTAGCGCGATGGGCTTTGACCCCCACGAACCCGAACAGCGGCGACGACTCCGGGCGGCGCTGAAAGCCTCTGACGTCAGCATCGGAGAGCTGTGGCTGAACTATTTCAGCATCGGCGGCGCGGTGGGCGAATACGAGGTCGAGGCATATCTGCAGGGTCTACTGTCGCTTCCCGAGACTCAACGGGACTTGCTGGCCATGGCGGCCAACGAACTCATCGACAGGGTTCCGCGGATCCACGCACCCTACTCCGATGACTTGACCACCTCCGATGACCTGACGACGGAAGCCGAGCATGGTCCTGACATGGACGACCAGCAATCGGCCAACCAGGAAAGCGCCAGTCAGGAAAGGGCCGGCCAGGAGAACGCCGACCAGGGTCGTAGCCAGTCAGCCAGCGACAACATACCGGGCGAGGAAGAACCCGGCTGAGACCCCTCCGGCAGGGAACGTCCGGGAGGTGCGGGCGGTCAGCCGACGGCGGCGGTGGACTCCCGGAGGATGAGTTCGGGTTTGACGGTGGATGAGCCGGGCGGGGTTCCCGTTTCGACGGTCGCCGCCAGCAGGGTGAAGGCCCTGGCGCCCAGATCCTGGAAATCCTGCCGCACGGTGGTCAGGGCAGGGCGCCACAAGGCTACGTGCGGCTGGTCATCGAAGCCCACTACGGAGACGTCCTCAGGGACACGCCGGCCGCTGTCCAGAAGGGCGCGGATCACGCCGATGGCAACGTCATCGTTTCCACAAAACACGGCCGTCACGTCCTCATTGGCGGCGAGTTCCTGTCCTACCCGGTAACCACTGGCCGGTTCCCAGGTAGCATGCAGCACGGGCGGGATGGTGGCGCCTGCGGCAGTCAGGGCGGCCCGCCAGCCGTCGGTGCGGCCTGAATGCTTGCCCATCGTGGGGACGGAGACGTGGTGGACCGTTTTGTGCCCAAGCGACAGCAAGTGGTTCGTGGCGTCCTTGCCTGCTCCGCGCTCGTCCAGCAGGGCACCTGTCTTGCCCGTGCGCCTGGTCCCCCCACCGGCCACCACCAGCGGGATGGAAGAGGGAAAGGCCTTGACGGCGGCCAGCCCGGGGCGGTCGAACTCCAGGATGATCACGCCGGCCACGGGCTGGGACAGGACAAGGTCGATGGCGGCGTTGACGGCTTCGTCGTCGTCGGACTCAACGACCGCGATGATGACTGACATGCCTGACTGCCGCGCGGCCTTTTCGATGCCTTCGATCGTCTTGGCGTAGCCGTAGTTGGATGTACCGCCTGTCAGGACCGCCACCATCGAGCGCTTGCCGGACCGGGTGGCCCGCGCTGCGCCGTTGGGCCGATAGCCGAGTTCCGCGACGGCTTTCATCACGCGGTCGCGCAGTTCCGGTGCCACGAATTTGCTGCTGGTCAGGACACGCGAGACGGTCGGCACGGACACGCCCGCGGCCTTCGCGACGTCGCTAAGCACAGGCACTTTCTGCCTCAGGGGAGGGGCCGGTTCCTTGGTCACCTTCACAGCGTAATCCCAAATACTGCCGAAGCCGGACCGGCGTGCTGCCTACGGGTAATCGTTTTCATCTGAGCTGCCTAGTCTGTCCGGTAGTGGAAATCCGTGAAATCCGCGGTGAAGCTCCGGTCTCGCAGGTCCTGTGCGGCAACACCGACGAAGGCGCCGGTGAACCTCAGGCTCCCACCGTGGTCATCGGACAGCTGGAGGGCGTCCAGTTCCGGTCCGATGAAGCGGGGCGGCTCGCTGCCCTGGCTCCAGGAGAAGCGGAGGCGGGCCCCATCCAGGGACCCCTCCAGCCGGACCGGAAGCCCGGGGTCCAGCACCACGGCCCCGTGTGACTGCAGCCCCGTCAGCGGATCCTTTTCGAAGACCTCAAGGATCTGCTCCACCGGGGCGTCGCCGGGAATGAGCTCCCCGCCCACTTCACGAACAGTGGTTCTGAGGTAAAAGTAGCTTGCGGTGTTGTAGTAGAAGATGAGTCCCGCGCTTTGCGTGAAGTTTGCGGGCCGCGCCTCAACGGTGACAGCTGCCGTGACGGCGGGACCGGTCAGCCGCCTCGCTATCAGGGACTGCTCAAACAGGGAATCCGTGCTGTGCCGGCCACGGAGCCTTAGCCAGCCGGGACGGTCAGAGAGACTGGCCCAGTTCGCATCGGCCGGGTGGCGGAGCGTGCTCCAGGGCCAGCCGACAGTCAGCCGGCCGTCGCCGGCCGGGTGACCCGGGGTGAAGCCGCCGAAGCCGCCGGCATCATCGGCTCGCACGGCACGCGGGCGAGTAGCGGCTGCCGGAACCCGGGCATCGGCGGTGGCGGAAGCATCGCCGTCGGACGCCGCAGCCTTGACCGTAAGGGCAGGGGACCACCCTCCCTGCTCGAGCCGGAGCCAGCCGTCGTCTGTCAGCCGGAGACGCTGAATACACGTCTCACGGCCAAGCACCGAATACTGCCTGCCGTTCTTTTCACTCCAGCGGCTGGCCAGGTGCGCCAGGAACATTTGACCGTGGGCGTCTACGGCGATCTCACCATGGCCTGCCTTTTGCAGCTCATGGGAGGCGTCATCGCGGGTGGTGAGCACGGGGCCGTGAGGGTCGGGTTCATACGGACCGAACAGATCATCCGCCCGCATCATGGCGATTCCGTGGTTCTGCCCGGTGCCGCCTTCGGCCAGCATCAGGAAGAACTTGCCTGCGAAGGTGTAGAGGTTCGGCCCCTCAATGAGCACGGACCGGCGGTGGATGATCTGTGGTTCCCCGACGGTGGCGGTGCCGGCCGGGTTCAGCTCCTGGAGGTTAATGCCGGCGAAGCCGCCGCGGCCTGTCGGCCGGTGGTCCCACTCCATGTTGAGCAGCCAGTGGCGGCCCTCGTGATGGAATATCGAAGGATCGAATCCTGTGGTGGTAACACGGGCTGGCGCGGACCACGGCCCGGCCACGTCTGCGGAGCGCGTGATGTAAGTGTCCATGTCCTTGTGTGGCCCGCCGAACCCCCGGACCACTGTGAAGACCAGCCAGAAGCTCCCGTCGCTCCAGCTCAGCGACGGCGCCCAGATAGCCCCGGAATCCTGCAGCCCGCGCAGATCGAGCAGGGCGTCAGGCCCCGAAAACGAACCTGCAAATTCCCAGTCCACAAGATTCCGTGACCGGTGGATGGGGATCGTGGGGTACCACTCGAACGAGCTGTTGGCGAGGTAGAACCATTCGCCCACGCGAATCAGGGACGGGTCCGGGGAGAAGCCCGGGAGGACCGGGTTGGTGAGCAGGGTCATGGGATGGTCTCCAGGTGGGGCTGTATGGCGGGCATCGACCCCAGCGGTTCAGGATGTTCGAAGGGCTTGCCGGCGATGTATCGCTCCAGCTCGGACACCACATGGTCACCCATGCGCAGCAGTTCCGTTCCCATCGAGCCGGCGATGTGCGGGGTCAGGATGACATTCGGGAGATCATAGAAGACGTGCCCGGCGGGCAGCACATCCGGCATCGCGACGTCCAGAATGGCGTTGATGCGGCCGGAAACAAGCTCGGCTTCAAGTGCTGGCTGATCCAGGATTTCTCCCCTGGCTGTGTTCATCACGGTCGCTCCGGTCCGAAGCAGCCCCAACTCACGGGCGCCGATCATCCCGGTGGTTTCAGGAGTCACCGGCACATGGAGGGAAACCACATCGCTGCGGGACATCAGGGCATCGAGGGGAACCAGCTTCGTACCCAGGGAAAGGGCGGCATTTTCGTCCAGGTAGGGGTCATAGATGAGGACCTCGAGGTGGAATGGCTGCAGAAACCGCGCGACGTTCCGGCCGATGCGGGAGGCACCCACGAGCCCCACGGTCTTTCGGTAGTTGCCCGCGGCCGGATATTCGGCTTCGCGGTCCACAAAGCCGCGCCGCGTCCGGTAAAGATTCGCAGCCTCGAATGCCTGCTTGTTGGCAAGGAGAATCATGGCCAGGGTGTACTCCGCCACCGGGATGCCATTGGCTTCGCCGGCATTGGAAGCCGTGATGGTCCGTCCCCGGGGGATGGGCGGCATCTTGTCCGCGACGACCCCGCCTGCGTGGATGACAGCCTTGAGGTTCACCGCGCGTGCCAGGATCTCGGGCGTGAGGGCGGGGCAGCCCCAGCCGGTGACCAGTACTTCGACGCCGGGCAGCAGCTCCTGGGCTTCGGCGGAGGAAAAGTCTTCGAAAACCGGTCCCCTGAGATCGGCAAGATGCCTCAGGTGCCCCTGCGCTTCCGGCGACAGCAGCTGGCCGAACAGATCTGGTGGAGACATGACAGCCATCGCGGCAGGGCGGTGCTCCGGGGGAACTGGGGTGTGGAGGGTCATTCTCACTGTTTCGTTCGATGATGACTAGCTAGCTAGGAAAACGTTATCCCCATCATGCGTTATGTGCCGCTTACAGTCAACAGACGGCGCAGCAAGTGACGTGAATCCGGGTTCACGACCCTCCGGAGAATCACGGTGCCCGATAGCATGGCCGGGTGGCGGACATCATTCACTTAAACCCGGAGGAAGGGCAGGCCAGGCAGGCACTAGGCAGGCTTCTGATTGCCTACCACCGGCAAACGGAAATGGAGAAGGCCTCCCATGGAGTCGGGGCACGTCCGGCAGGCGGCTCCTTGCCAGCCAGGTACCAGCGGGAGATCGATTCGCCCTTCAAAGCATTCGCAGGTTCCCGGTTCATGGTGGCGAAGCAGGGCGGTGAAACGGTGGGAATGGTCGTCCTGAGCCCGGGCGGACCGGGGATCAAGGAAGTGAAGCGGCTGTGGGTAGAGCCCTCCGCCCGGGGTGCAGGGGTGGGCGCCGCGCTGCTCCAGGAGGCCCTGCACGCCGCCAGGCTGTCCGGTACTGAAGGCGTGCGCCTCACGGTCTGGGAATGGCGCCACGTGGCAGTGCGCTCGTATCT
Above is a window of Arthrobacter pascens DNA encoding:
- a CDS encoding LacI family DNA-binding transcriptional regulator produces the protein MGSRPTLASLAQQLGVSRQTISNAINSPERVSPPTLERVTELIAASGYRPNTAARQLRTRRSRNLGYRLFPSADGINGAIMDRFLHALTGSLQQHGYRVTVFAVPDDDAEIQAYGELLETSDLDGFILADTRQDDPRTRWLMDRGVPFVTFGRPWTADNESCPHAWVDVDGQAGTAEATSYLLGKGHRRIGFLGWPEGPDLPRERPAGYELGRDRREGWKKALSPHLDPGELDSLFVGVPDSIREGAAGALALLANGATAIVCASDSLALGASEQLRAAFPEKVPAVIGFDDTPVAAALGMSSISQPVEDAAGRVVDIMRSILDGTRILDSTKDQTGRAQHILLPSRLVLRDGAGPLATPSAP
- a CDS encoding GAF and ANTAR domain-containing protein, with product MEQNLPLDELSTVLGRIQGLLLTEEKVDRAVHLLARAIKDSIPGTIGAGVSLLDSRGRRTSAGFTDAIVERADALQYELGQGPCLTAWAAEETVVVDDVLTDPRWPEWSAAVSSLPIRSVISTPLITGKESLGALKVYAALPSAYEPGAGRRLELFAGPAATLLSHIQSSEVPRRISESLQSALYSRDVVNRACGVLMERQSLNHDDALQELIREARDTGRPLRQVSADVIAGTPADRN
- a CDS encoding LacI family DNA-binding transcriptional regulator, which codes for MTKEPAPPLRQKVPVLSDVAKAAGVSVPTVSRVLTSSKFVAPELRDRVMKAVAELGYRPNGAARATRSGKRSMVAVLTGGTSNYGYAKTIEGIEKAARQSGMSVIIAVVESDDDEAVNAAIDLVLSQPVAGVIILEFDRPGLAAVKAFPSSIPLVVAGGGTRRTGKTGALLDERGAGKDATNHLLSLGHKTVHHVSVPTMGKHSGRTDGWRAALTAAGATIPPVLHATWEPASGYRVGQELAANEDVTAVFCGNDDVAIGVIRALLDSGRRVPEDVSVVGFDDQPHVALWRPALTTVRQDFQDLGARAFTLLAATVETGTPPGSSTVKPELILRESTAAVG
- a CDS encoding family 43 glycosylhydrolase, whose amino-acid sequence is MTLLTNPVLPGFSPDPSLIRVGEWFYLANSSFEWYPTIPIHRSRNLVDWEFAGSFSGPDALLDLRGLQDSGAIWAPSLSWSDGSFWLVFTVVRGFGGPHKDMDTYITRSADVAGPWSAPARVTTTGFDPSIFHHEGRHWLLNMEWDHRPTGRGGFAGINLQELNPAGTATVGEPQIIHRRSVLIEGPNLYTFAGKFFLMLAEGGTGQNHGIAMMRADDLFGPYEPDPHGPVLTTRDDASHELQKAGHGEIAVDAHGQMFLAHLASRWSEKNGRQYSVLGRETCIQRLRLTDDGWLRLEQGGWSPALTVKAAASDGDASATADARVPAAATRPRAVRADDAGGFGGFTPGHPAGDGRLTVGWPWSTLRHPADANWASLSDRPGWLRLRGRHSTDSLFEQSLIARRLTGPAVTAAVTVEARPANFTQSAGLIFYYNTASYFYLRTTVREVGGELIPGDAPVEQILEVFEKDPLTGLQSHGAVVLDPGLPVRLEGSLDGARLRFSWSQGSEPPRFIGPELDALQLSDDHGGSLRFTGAFVGVAAQDLRDRSFTADFTDFHYRTD
- a CDS encoding hydroxyacid dehydrogenase yields the protein MTLHTPVPPEHRPAAMAVMSPPDLFGQLLSPEAQGHLRHLADLRGPVFEDFSSAEAQELLPGVEVLVTGWGCPALTPEILARAVNLKAVIHAGGVVADKMPPIPRGRTITASNAGEANGIPVAEYTLAMILLANKQAFEAANLYRTRRGFVDREAEYPAAGNYRKTVGLVGASRIGRNVARFLQPFHLEVLIYDPYLDENAALSLGTKLVPLDALMSRSDVVSLHVPVTPETTGMIGARELGLLRTGATVMNTARGEILDQPALEAELVSGRINAILDVAMPDVLPAGHVFYDLPNVILTPHIAGSMGTELLRMGDHVVSELERYIAGKPFEHPEPLGSMPAIQPHLETIP
- a CDS encoding GNAT family N-acetyltransferase yields the protein MADIIHLNPEEGQARQALGRLLIAYHRQTEMEKASHGVGARPAGGSLPARYQREIDSPFKAFAGSRFMVAKQGGETVGMVVLSPGGPGIKEVKRLWVEPSARGAGVGAALLQEALHAARLSGTEGVRLTVWEWRHVAVRSYLRFGFQMVPSWEDRAGLHCLELRLAEDPD